The sequence below is a genomic window from Perca fluviatilis chromosome 13, GENO_Pfluv_1.0, whole genome shotgun sequence.
AATCAGTtgtcaagaaagaaaacaaagcacCGTGCCCACAAAGCCCACACCACCTTTGGCCGCCACTCCTTGCAGTTCTCAGCTGCAAATGACTGGAACAAACTACAAAAAAACCTGAAACTCAAAGCCCTTATCCCACTAACTGCCTTTAACCGTGCACCGTGCTActaacaagctaacgttagcttgtcgATTAGAATGGGAGAGTGTCTGAAGGTCTGGCCAGAGACGTGGACCAGCTGGCGGACGAGGCTGAGAGCAGTGGGGCTGTGGTTAGCACAACAAGCGGATTGGCGTGCGAGTCAGTGTAGCGCTAATGAAAGCTAGCAATGGAGAGAGGGTTGTTAATAAGACAATGACTGTGTCGGCATTGCTCCACCTTTGGTAGGGTATGTTTGAAACGCAGCTAACGTGTTAACGCACATTTGACGGTATCACCCAGACTGATCACGAAAAATCGAGAAACTCACTTTATTCCCGCTGCTATTAAGCAGCCTTTAGACGCATAGCAGGACGGGATAAAACAATCACTGAAGCAATTGGCATTGACATTggcatattatattacattatatattattttatctaGCCAACAAGGACTTGAATGTTTCAATGGTTCATTATTATTGGTTTGAGTTTAGTTTGAGTGGTGGTCAGTAATGTGTCTGTTTCattctgtttcctgcagatgttgagcagctgttggtggttaaagaagaggttccccctgagcagaaggagtgtagctccagtgtggaccagcaggagccagagccccccccacacattaaagaggaacaggaggaactgtggagcagtcaggagggagagcagcttcaagggctggaggaggctgatatcaccaagttcccattcactcctgtccctgtaaagagtgaagatgatgaagaggaagctcagtcctcacagcttcatcagagacaaactcaacacatggaaacagaagctgatggagaggactgtggaggaccagaaccagccaggaactcacatccacttttacaaccagagactgaagaccagactggagactcttctgatcctgagactgatgacagtgctgattggaaggagaccagagaacctcagtcagctttaaactctctgaaacatgattcaagatgtaagaaaacattcagctgctctgagtgtgggaaaagatttggcACCAGGGGACATCTGTATGatcacatgagaatccacacaggagagaaaaaatacagctgcagtgtttgtaacaagAGATTTATCTGGCGTCAACAGGTCAGAAGACATAAATGCATCAACCTTCAGTcgtcacagcttcatcagagtcAAACGGAggagaacagagagacagagcctCCAGCCAGCAgagaaactcaacacatggaaacagaagctgatggagaggactgtggaggaccagaaccagccaggaactcaaatccacttttacaaccagggAAGatgactggagactcttctgaacctgagactgatgacagtgctgaatggaaggagaccagagaacctcagtcagctttaaactcgctgaaacatgattcaacatGTAAGAAATCATTGAggtgctctgagtgtgggaaagTATTTGGCACCAAGGCTCACCTGAAaagacacatgagaactcacacaggagaaaaacctttcatcTGCTCAGTGTGTAggaaatcttttacacagagtggaGATTTACAGAGACACacgagaatccacacaggagagaaaacttTCAGCTGCTCAGAGTGTGGGAGAAGATTTGGCCAAAGGGGAcatctgaagagacacatgagaactcatacaggagaaaaacctttcagctgctctgttTGTGATCAAAGACTTGGCTGCAAGACACATCTGAAGActcacatgagaatccacacaggagaaaaacctttcagctgctcaatctgtaagaaatcttttacacagagaggcCATTTAAAATCTCACATGAACcaacacacaggagagaaaactttcagctgctctgagtgtggaaAAAGATTTAGTCAAAACTCAAATCTGAAGAGTCACATGAGAACTcatacaggagagaaacctttcagctgctcagtctgtaagaaatcttttacacagcGTAGCAATTTAAAATGTCACATGAAACAACACACAGGAGAGGAACCGTCTACTTCCTGTGTTAGTGacatcagagagcagcagaagtggagctccagtgtggaccaggaGCAGCCAGAGAATCTCAGCCAGGTTGGAACTCTCtgaaccatagaaataaaatggatagaaaggccatttccattcaaatcaacgtaGCATAATCGTCAGAGTGGCAGCCATTTTTGTGTACCATTGCCATGGTAACTATAAACTTCAGTATAAGCCGACTTCCGGCGAGTCGTGGAGCTGAGgctaaatgagtcaaattaacttcatgcttcatccacacaaagcacactgCTTTCGACACGAGTAAACACTTTATTCGTCTcgttttctgtgacattgtggCGAGTTGGTGACATTAAGGCGGAGttaacaagctaacgttagccaaatAAGTTGTTCTCCGGCTGTCATGCTGCATCGGTTACAGACAGTGTTGAGCAAGGTActttcaaaatgtaatacattgatTGATATATTGATTACCAGTTACTTGTCAtttcagagtaattagttacataccatattactgtctctgaattgtaatgctttacactacttttgcgttacttttAAACAACTTCTGAAAATAATGTCCGTGTCGCAAATGTATCCgtctctgcagtcatttcaACCACCGAatccagcaacaggaaataacactCGCTGACTTTTTTCTCTGTGCCGAAATATTTCGCGgtgttggtgaattcttaaaaaaaaggccACTAAATATCGGGTTAAATGTGTTGTAACTtgtactgagattgtaacgggttattagtaatgcgttatattactgcgttacagcaaaaaggaatacattactgtaattacGTTACTTTTATAACTCTTTACTCCCATCACTGATTACAGATaatgagctgaacagcgggACCCGTTGTTACTGGGTCTGACTGTCCCTCCTCACTCCCTGCAACTCTGAGAACATCTCCCAAGCTGCGTTGGGCGGCTCTCCTCCCAGCGAGCTGCGACACAGTTTACTGCCTCACTGATGCGTATTGTCACTATGACAACTTACAACAAAGGCCATTTTGTCATTGACCACGGGAAACAGttcaatggcctttctatccattttaatCTATGCTGTGAACGCTGTAATCTGTAAACTGTGATTGAATTGAAGGACAATTAATGTAGTGTATTAGTATAAActgaacacatggaaacagaagctgatggagaggactgtggaggaccagaaccagccaggaactcacatctcaatccacttttacaaccagagactgaaaaCAAATCCGTGGAGGGTTATGGCGAAAACATGTTAAATGAGCAACAGTATGGATTTCAGGGAACACTTTACAATTAAAGCTGAAAGCAGCGATTGACGAGACTTGCACCTCACCGTGTGACAGGGTATGCGACACGGCTGTGCATTGGTGTATACTGTATAcaatttagacttttttttttttttttttttttctatgccaggggtcttcaaccttTCTTAATCCAAgggcttctttaaaaaaaacaaaagtggctACTTGCATCACATCACTTAGATGTatttacacaacacacaggAGCTGAATGAAGCTACTGTTTGTACACAAATAAAATTGTAATTCCTAAAGCTTATGAAAAATCTTAACTTCACATCAAGGTTCTAATTGAATAACTTCTTTCATACTctactttttgaaaatgttcaATACAGCTGATAAAGAGTTTCTACTTTTACCTACTTTTCCAAATATTCTTACAACTTTACCTCCTTCTTTAAGACAGCAACCCAGTTTAGCGTTTCAGCTTTTCAGCCTTCACACGCATTTTCTAGTTCAGGTACTTTTTGGGGCCACATTAACTGGGTTTCATTTACATGAAAGATTATAACAGACTCTGTAAAGGCAGACAGGAAAATATTTTCATAGAAATATGAAGCTTTATTTCTCAATTTCAGTACATTGTCGTCCAACTGTTCAATTGGAAGATTGCTAGAAGATTTTGGTTTGGTACAATAACGTAAATATTTGCATCAGCCTCATATTTCTGTGGGAATAGGAACTGTTGGTTTGTTCACAATCGGTTCATATCATCATTATTGTATGAAGTAACTGTGAACTAACATTCCTTAATTGATGTTCCAATTAGTTGGAACTTATCACATGAAGTGACAGTGACTTGATCATTTCCTAATTGTGAGCAACAGGAATTCATCATACATcttgaattaattaatttaaccGTCAGGATTTTTGCATTATTAAAACATAACTATTTGACTTAATATAAAATGTTTCCGGATTTCACAGAAACTTTTGTTCACATATGGCTATTTTACAATTTATTGATGAAATTGCATCAGCCTTGGATCGCAATGATTTTTTTCTGGATTTATCAAAAGCTTTCCATTTAGTTAATGAAATGTTACTCGCCAAACTAAGTTCCTTTGGCTTTTAATGTTAAGTACTTCAATGGGTAGTTCCgtaagtacttaaaaaatagcAAACTCAATCAAAATTGCTCTTTTCGCAAAGGCAACGTCTTGAGTGGGGTTCCACAGGGGTCGATCCTTGGCCCACTTCTTTTACTGATAAACTACCTACCCTCTGTCTCCCAAACTGTGTTGACAAACCCTGATTGGTTGGGTCCATCCACAGTGTTTCCTGCTTTACTGCTTCCCTTCTTTTTGCACAGGAGATACCTTAGTGATACATGTATATAGTACTTCAGCTGTTATGCCTCTCCTTGTATTTAATCTGTGCTGATGCTTTTACGTTTATGTGACGACATAAAACTGACTTGTGTCGTAATGGAAATGTTAGTCActctatcttttttttgtattagtaTAGGACAATGTATTGACTGTATGTGTTGTAAGAGCCAGGTTTAGTTCTATTATTTTGAAAGGTCATTTACGGTAATTAGGGCACCTGGTGGGGGCGGAGGAAGCAAAGTAATACTCACTTGTTTGGTTAGGTGAAGGAGAGAGGGGTTGACGAAGGAAGTTTTATTTTAGCTGAACTCTATTTTCATGctggttttatgtttttctaATGCTGTTTATGACTTTTGGACTCCATTTTGTGTGCCAGTAATACAATTATTGGATGTATTGGATACAGAACCTTGTTTGTGTTAAGGCAAATAAATCTACAAAACACAACTGGATGATCATTACCAGCAAGCACATCTGGCAAATTAGTTAATCCCTTACTCAGCCTCTCAGCGGCCAAAAAAGTGATTTTCAGATTGTCACGTACATGTGTAATTTGAAGTTTTTTAAGCGATAATGAACATAACCCACTATTAGAGATTTGAATAAGGTTGCTGTTTATTTTTCACACAATAATTAACATTTTAAGTAAAGTATACTATGCTGTTCTGTACggattcataaaaaaataaaatccacacaggagagaaagctTTCATTTGCTCAGTGTGCGGTAAAGATTTTGTAAAAAAGGGAGATCTGAAAAGCCACATGacagtccacacaggagagaaacgaTACAGCTGCGGTGTTTGTGACAAAAGATTTGTATTGGTCATCAGTCCTCACAGGTTCATCAAAGTCAAActgaggactgtggaggacaagaaccagccaggaactcacattcAAATCCATTTTTATAACCAAAGCCTGGAGACGAGACTGGAGAATCTTTTAGGGTTTCCACGGTTATAGAAAACCTGAAGAAGTCATAGAATTCATGAAGTCCTTGAAAAGTTTTGTaaaaagctttgtaaaaaatcttttttttgtggggcggcctctagctcacccagtaagagtgttcgccccatgttggctgagtcctgcagcggcgcagggtttgaatccgtcctgctgccctttgctgcgtgtcattccccatctctctccccctttcatatctatccactgtctattaaagggaaaagccccccagaAAAATCTTTTGTTGTGTTTAATGCAATTAATTGTTATGTGGATAACCTTCCACGTAATGCATAATGATGACACGTTTGTTTTGGGTAGCTGTTGACGTAATGTAGCTCTATGTGTCGATGTGTGACAGTGTTTTGTTTGCCATCATGTACGTTTTCTTAATTTTTCTTCCTGCGTTCTGTCTCTTAACACAAACCATTGCCTATCCATTCACTTAACTGCGGCTCTTCGTGATCATCTGGCGGTTCCTGTAGCCGGCTCGCAGTcacctacagtgccttgcgaaagtattcggcccccttgaacgtttcgaccttttgccacatttcaggcctcaaacataaagatataaaactgtaattttttgtgaagaatcaacaacaagtgggtcccaattataaagtggaacgaaattcattggctatttcaaacttttttaacaaataaaaaactgaaaaagtgggcgtgcaaaattattcagcccctttactttcagtgcagcaaactctctccagaagttcagtgaggatctctgaatgatccaatgttgacctaaatgactaatgatgataaatagaatccagctgtgtgtaatcaagtctccgtataaatgcacctgctctgtgatagtctcagaggtccgtgtaaagcgcagagagcatcatgaagaacaaggaacacaccaggcaggtccgagatactgttgtggagaagtttaaagccggatttggatacaaaaagatttcccaagctttaaacatcccaaggagcactgtgcaagcgataatattgaaatggaaggagtatcagaccactacaaatctacgcgaagaccggccgtccctctaaactttcagctcatacaatgagaagactgatcagagatgcagccaagaggcccatgatcactctggatgaactgcagagatctacagctgaggtgggagactctgtccataggacaacaatcagtcgtatactgcacaaatctggcctttatggaagagtggcaagaagaaagccatttcttaaagatatccataaaagtgtcgtttaaagtttgccaaaagccacctgggagacacaccaaacatgtggaagaaggtgctgtggtcagatgaaaccaaaatcgaactttttggcaacaatgcaaaacgttatgtttggcgtaaaagcaacacagctcatcaccctgaacacaccatccccactgtcaaacatggtggtggcagcatcacggtttgggcctgcttttcttcagcagggacagggaagatggttaaaattgatgggaagatggatggagccaaatacaggaccattctggaagaaaacctgatggagtctgcaaaagacctgagactgggacggagatttgtcttccaacaagacaatgatccaaaacataaagcaaaatctacaatggaatggttcacaaataaacatatccaggtgttagaatggccaagtcaaagtccagacctgaatccaatcgagaatctgtggaaagaactgaaaactgctgttcacaaacgctctccatccaacctcactgagctcgagctgttttgcaaggaggaatgggcaaaaatgtcagtctctcgatgtgcaaaactgatagagacataccccaagcgacttacagctgtaatcgcagcaaaaggtggcgctacaaagtattaacttaagggggctgaataattttgcacgcccaatatttcagttttttatttgtttaaaaggtttgaaatatccaataaattttgttccacttcatgattgtgtcccgcttgttgttgattcttcacaaaaaattacagttttatatctttatgtttgaggcctgaaatgtggcaaaaggtcgaaaagtttaagggggccgaatactttcgcaaggcactgtatttgcGGCttaacaactgccgctggtagccggcgtcccggagctccgtagcggctaaatacaaccagcagaTGCTGCTCGGATTTTATTGTTCTATCGCACTAAAGACGTTCACGTTACAGAGCTTCACTTAggttaaaatacttctattttaggtatataatacaTGGTCTATTAGTctatatgtagaccagaaatgGGGGAATCCCACACATCCTGCATGGAAAATCACACCCTGTGTACTGCCGTACATTCAGATGAATGGCACCAGGACCCTGTGGTCAACGTTTGCACACCGGCTGGATGACTCATGTCAGCCGGTTGAAAATCAGCGACTTTAGCGTGTGTGTATGggcgtgtggtgtgtgtgtgtgtgtgtgtgtgtgtgtgtgtgtaggtgttgcATCAGCTGTTACTTCATTTATGTTacttcctttattttctttaccgGCAAAGAAACACTTGCATCAGTAGAGTATGTGACATTACTAAATATATATCTACCAAAGTTTTACCGCAGCAAAGTgaccatatatatatgtgtatatatgtatatatatatatatatatatatatatatatatatatatatatatatatatatatgtatatatgtatatatatatatatatatattatatatatatatatatgtatatatatatatatgtatatgtatatatatatatatatgtatatgtatatatgtatatgtatatatatgtatgtatatatatatatatatatatatatgttatgtgtCAAAGAAGGTGAGATACAACAGAAATGTGTAGGAAGTCAAAGAAGAAAGGGAGGTAGAAATATCTGAGAGTGCAGACGCTATCGGGGATTATCACACTGATAATCAGTCACACGGAGGAGGTAAGTACGAAATAATGACGAGTCAATATCATGAATAATCATGctgatctgtttgtgtgtgggtgtcccTTTAAATCATGTTTGACTGATGTGTAAACTCTACGTTTGATCTCAGTTTAGCTTCTTACTCTCAGCTTTCAAAGCCCAGAGTGTTTGGTTTTGGAAACATGTAACTGACATTTAACTAAGTGTCATTTCTGAGATGTGAGGAAGCATTAACTGGTAATGACATGAAACCACATAACAAGAAAGTGCAGTGTGACAAAGTATTTAGAATATCATTAGCAATGCAGAGCCAaaacaagagagagagtgagactgaagagaaagaggaagcaaagTCACTATACATACCACCTGCCACTATGCCTTTTGTTGTGAGTCAGTTGTGCCATTCAATGGCCCATTACAACTCAAAATTTCAGATGAGTTcacatttgttttactttattataattatttacaTAAGAGTGGTTGACTGACTACGTTTACGTGCACTTAGTTGTTAGGCCCAGCTCATATCAGAGTCTTTGATGaggtttaaaagtagctgtgtttcctcttttcttttggcTGAGCTTCTCTAcggcagccctgcaaactgtcgtctgtttggtttgtttacagtaaccatagcaacTCACAGAGCTGGCCGTAAGCCGTAAACAgacaagaggccgtaaactgtcacaaactgcagtaaaaacccagattgagacgcAGATTCTGAATGTGCTGCATACATTTCCAAAGAATGCCtcaaaaacctgaataataccagaatatccCACGTCTATCGGAAAAATTGTACAttcagaaaaaggccttattgGGAATATCCAAACacaatatgctgtttacatgacctgcaTCAAATtaggaatattgtcatattcggaaaaATAGTGGAATataagtgtgcatgtaaacatacattaCAGATTAGTTATCTGATGATGAGGATATACTCAGGCAGCATCGCATATTATATGCCCAAGCTAACATGTTGGTAAGAAAATTCCACATGTGCACGGATGACGTCAAAATGAGTCTGTTTAAAGCTTATTGCACTCCTCTGTATGTTGCTCCCTTATGGACTAAGTTCAAAAAGGCAAGCATGCAGAAGCTCAAGGTTGCTTATGACTGTATGAGGATACTGCTCAACAGACCCAGGTGCTCTAGTGCAAGTGACGTGTTCTGTAATGCAGGGGTCAGCACCTTCCAGGCATTGTTGAGGAGTCTCATCTACAAATGTATTTGTCACCTGAACGTCTCCCAAAATAGCATTGTTATGCTATAAGTAAATCCTAGGTTTAGTGCATAGTACATCTATtatattaaaacttttttcaaagctctgaaaatgtaataaagtaTTTGTCTTTCTTCcaaaatttattttaataattaatctTCGGCCGGTTATACACTGGATGCGtagcgcgagcgtgtcagctgcgcggcatgtccgtttatatttcggctcccatgttaacaggttagagcttacacaccgCCTGCGTGAAACGTGCGTCTCAAGTCGCGCCGAAAACACGTGCCTGCTAAAAATAGAactgacgcctatttttcacgcaacacgcaagcgtttccaggcaaaatagaataggaaaagatgtgtCTATGTAgtttagacacgaatacatattaataaagattgatgtttgaaagtctctaggttttgatattaatgtaatttaaatgtttgccgtcaatactgccgatgtctttgctgtaatcaaatcagtatatattcatgtttaacatggtatttaattttatcaatgggaaacatatgtgtccagacaaggctagcagcagcagcaccgcgtcagacacgttcctgttgtgtaaagacatagaaaaatccacgcaacagaaacgccacgctgtgtaaccggccttattgtgtgtattttctGAGGAAGTCTTGAACACTTccggacttttattttgaagctcagAAACTGATCTGCACCGGAAGCTGTAGTATTTACTGCGGTTAACTTCACACTTTGAACAAGATGGCGTCTAGCGGAAAGGAGTGTTAGCAGAGTGTCTTTGCTGTGTAGAgaaagaggtaaaatgtgtaaagtccagatgctgagagcgttggtggagcagcgactaactgcggctgctgaagagatatttgggctgtttgaaagaacgatagcagagtacgaggaggaactttgtcgttcaaaagaggagaacgagcgacaacgggagctactggacgctgtttacaaccctcagcttcggctacacagagcaggtttggtcCCTTTTACTTCTAGAAACTCAGGATGTTTGTAATTTATTGTTTCGTTGATTAAACATGGTAAAGAACTGACAGGTAGATTtggtattattaatattaatgtgcGTCCTCCAGTCTGTTGGTCCGTTACCATCATGGCTAATTTCCAAACCGGAAGTTGGTCTCTGCATGCTGAACAGCTTTTTATTACTGCTTGTTACTGCTCTGCATGGTTGAACGGTGCAAGAAGATGGCTCGGGTCTGTGTTTCTTGGCCGTGTTGTGATGCTTGCATGGCTTCTTATACTGTTGATGTGTAACTGTGCTAAcgtcttgctgcttcctgtagctCTGCATGGCTTACTGAGAAAGCTGATTTGTtgctctagctgtctgtctggtgtcttgttgacttctatctgtatagtttaacctgtactaatgtcttgttgacttctgtctgtgtagtttaacctgtactaatgtcttgttgacttctgtctgtgtagtataacctgtactaatgtcttgtagacttctgtctgtgtagtataacctgtactaatgtctt
It includes:
- the LOC120570987 gene encoding gastrula zinc finger protein XlCGF17.1-like, with amino-acid sequence MGLSLKQLVYISLVTPKAHTTFGRHSLQFSAANDWNELQKNLKLKALIPLTAFKVRLSELLSDYSDDSAEWKETREPQSALNSLKHDSTCKKSLRCSECGKVFGTKAHLKRHMRTHTGEKPFICSVCRKSFTQSGDLQRHTRIHTGEKTFSCSECGRRFGQRGHLKRHMRTHTGEKPFSCSVCDQRLGCKTHLKTHMRIHTGEKPFSCSICKKSFTQRGHLKSHMNQHTGEKTFSCSECGKRFSQNSNLKSHMRTHTGEKPFSCSVCKKSFTQRSNLKCHMKQHTGEEPSTSCVSDIREQQKWSSSVDQEQPENLSQECSSSVDQDGSLKYHMKQHTGEEPSTSCVSDIREQQKWSSSGDQEQSENLSQVGTL